A region of Paenimyroides aestuarii DNA encodes the following proteins:
- a CDS encoding sterol desaturase family protein — protein MKGHRVQNSGQAQLFKNPFLELLTKGHPALSWGIHVPILVYCFYYGYSHYFLTLPEMFAIAVFALLFWTFFEYIAHRYVFHLISEKENLQKFAYIMHGNHHHYPKDKSRLFMPPVPSLIIAAALFGIQYLLLGKYAFAFYPGFILGWLMYASMHYLIHAIEPPFKFLQPLWRNHHLHHYRNENLGFGVSNTFWDKVFGTMFDFKKDRIDKQKSKDLMFDRKQKSEA, from the coding sequence ATGAAAGGTCATAGAGTACAAAATTCAGGACAAGCGCAATTGTTTAAAAATCCATTTTTGGAATTGTTAACTAAGGGGCATCCTGCATTAAGTTGGGGTATTCATGTTCCCATTTTGGTGTATTGTTTTTATTATGGATACAGTCATTATTTTTTGACATTGCCAGAAATGTTTGCTATCGCCGTTTTTGCATTGCTTTTTTGGACATTTTTTGAGTATATCGCACATAGATATGTGTTTCATTTAATAAGCGAAAAGGAAAATTTGCAAAAGTTTGCTTATATCATGCACGGTAACCACCATCATTATCCAAAAGATAAATCGCGCTTATTTATGCCACCGGTGCCTAGTTTAATTATTGCGGCGGCGCTTTTTGGTATTCAATATCTGCTTTTAGGAAAGTATGCTTTTGCTTTTTATCCGGGTTTTATTCTAGGATGGTTAATGTATGCTTCGATGCATTATTTGATTCACGCCATCGAACCTCCTTTCAAGTTCTTGCAACCCTTGTGGCGCAATCATCATCTGCATCATTACCGCAATGAAAACCTTGGTTTTGGGGTGAGTAACACGTTTTGGGACAAAGTTTTTGGAACCATGTTCGATTTTAAAAAAGACCGTATCGATAAACAAAAATCTAAAGATTTAATGTTTGATAGAAAACAAAAAAGTGAAGCCTAA